A region from the Beduinella massiliensis genome encodes:
- a CDS encoding ABC transporter permease subunit yields the protein MKALGNDKLPKKRLLSMQVDLSLFEPAGDEEKRQHDVMRESTTFFKDGMRKLFKNPLAVLSLVILGIIILTILFAPLICPYGYSDMVTVNGKRDKSAKNLAPFQYSKMEQQAIEEGQDIFPHIFGTDELCRDYFIRVVYGARVSLAVGLFASIIVLIIGLLYGSISGYIGGRVDMIMMRVVDIISSLPDTLMVILLSVVLDQVLGTKLQGTVFAKIGNNMISLFIVFGALYWVSMARLVRGQILSIKYNEYVLAARALGAKPGRIIKKHILPNCISVIFISTALQIPSAIFTESFLSFIGLGVQAPMPSLGSLANNARGSLQSYPWKLVFPAVGICLIVLSFNLLGDGLRDAFDPKLRR from the coding sequence ATGAAAGCACTCGGAAACGACAAGCTGCCCAAGAAGCGCCTTTTGAGCATGCAGGTAGACCTGAGCCTGTTCGAGCCCGCCGGCGACGAGGAAAAGCGCCAGCACGACGTGATGCGCGAATCCACGACCTTTTTTAAGGACGGCATGCGCAAGCTGTTTAAAAACCCGCTGGCCGTGCTGAGCCTCGTCATCCTGGGCATCATCATCCTCACGATCCTCTTCGCGCCCCTGATCTGTCCCTACGGCTATTCGGACATGGTCACCGTAAACGGCAAGCGCGACAAGTCCGCCAAGAACCTTGCGCCCTTCCAATACTCCAAGATGGAACAGCAGGCCATCGAAGAGGGACAGGATATCTTCCCGCACATCTTCGGCACCGACGAGCTGTGCCGCGATTACTTCATCCGCGTGGTCTACGGCGCGCGCGTGTCTCTGGCCGTCGGATTGTTCGCGAGCATCATCGTGCTCATCATCGGCTTGCTGTACGGCTCGATATCGGGTTACATAGGCGGCAGGGTCGACATGATCATGATGCGCGTGGTGGACATCATCTCCTCGCTGCCCGACACCCTGATGGTCATCCTGCTCTCCGTCGTGCTCGACCAGGTGCTGGGCACAAAGCTGCAGGGCACGGTGTTCGCCAAGATCGGCAACAACATGATCAGCCTGTTCATCGTCTTCGGCGCGCTCTATTGGGTCAGCATGGCCCGCCTGGTGCGCGGCCAGATTCTTTCTATTAAATACAACGAATACGTGCTCGCGGCGCGCGCGCTGGGCGCAAAGCCCGGCCGCATCATCAAAAAGCACATCCTGCCCAACTGCATCAGCGTCATCTTCATCTCCACGGCGCTGCAGATTCCCTCCGCCATCTTCACGGAGAGCTTCCTCTCCTTTATCGGCCTGGGCGTTCAGGCGCCCATGCCCAGTCTCGGCTCTCTGGCCAACAACGCGCGCGGCAGCCTGCAGAGCTATCCCTGGAAGCTGGTCTTCCCCGCCGTCGGCATCTGCCTGATCGTGCTGTCCTTCAACCTGCTGGGCGACGGCCTGCGCGACGCCTTCGACCCGAAGCTGAGGAGGTAA
- a CDS encoding ABC transporter permease subunit, which translates to MFRYTVKRVLLALVTIFIIAAITFFAMNAIPGGPFSSEKAPDPAVQAVLEKRFNLDKPVWQQFFLYLEGLVHGDFGVSLKTGREISQTITESFAISAKLGGMAMLLAVVGGLVLGSIAALMRNRWPDRLIIFTTTLCVAVPSFVLATLLLLVFCLQLGWVQVWSTTSQNYLLPVISLALYPMSYITRLTKSSMLDVLGQDYIRTARAKGVREWAVIFKHALRNALIPVITYVGPMTAYILTGSLVVETVFTIGGLGTKFVTGITNRDYPMIMGTTIFLATLMVIMTLISDLVYKLVDPKITFD; encoded by the coding sequence ATGTTCAGATACACGGTCAAACGCGTACTGCTCGCCCTGGTCACCATCTTCATCATTGCCGCCATCACGTTCTTCGCGATGAACGCGATCCCCGGCGGCCCCTTCTCTTCGGAGAAGGCCCCGGATCCAGCCGTACAGGCGGTGCTGGAAAAGCGATTTAACCTCGACAAACCCGTCTGGCAGCAGTTTTTTCTCTATCTGGAGGGGCTCGTGCACGGCGATTTCGGCGTCTCGCTCAAGACCGGACGCGAAATCTCGCAGACGATCACCGAGTCGTTTGCGATTTCGGCCAAGCTCGGCGGCATGGCGATGCTGCTCGCGGTCGTCGGCGGCCTGGTACTGGGCTCCATCGCCGCGCTGATGCGAAACCGCTGGCCGGATCGGCTCATCATCTTCACGACTACGCTTTGCGTCGCGGTTCCCTCCTTCGTGTTGGCGACGCTGCTCCTGCTCGTCTTCTGCCTACAGCTCGGCTGGGTGCAGGTATGGTCCACGACCTCGCAAAACTACCTGCTGCCCGTGATCTCGCTGGCGCTGTACCCGATGTCCTACATCACGCGCCTCACGAAGTCCAGCATGCTGGACGTGCTGGGGCAGGATTACATCCGCACCGCGCGGGCCAAGGGCGTGCGCGAATGGGCGGTCATCTTCAAGCACGCGCTGCGCAACGCGCTGATCCCCGTCATCACCTATGTCGGGCCCATGACGGCCTACATTCTCACGGGCAGCCTGGTCGTGGAGACGGTCTTCACCATCGGCGGCCTGGGCACCAAGTTTGTGACGGGCATCACCAACCGCGATTATCCCATGATCATGGGGACGACCATCTTCCTGGCGACCCTGATGGTCATCATGACGCTGATCAGCGACCTGGTGTATAAGCTCGTTGATCCCAAGATCACGTTCGATTAA
- a CDS encoding ABC transporter permease subunit, which yields MNSKFLLYIVKRFCMAVFTVFLVIAITFFVMHAIPASPFSSEKAKSDETIAALEAKYGFDKPVPVQFVNYLKNVLHGDFGLSTKWIGSTVSDLIMGGVRYSALLGLGAAAMAIVMGVILGAIAALKRGRWPDKVIQVVTTALVSMPSFVIATLLLIIFALNLKWAPTMATQPGGMVLPAISLALYPMAYITRLERSAMLDVLGQDYIRTARAKGLKNKKVIFKHALKNALGPVITYAGPMMAYILTGSMVVENIFSVPGLGRLFVNSMLRTDYMMIMGVTIFLAVMIILMNFIADVLYKVMDPRINLS from the coding sequence ATGAATTCAAAATTTTTGCTGTACATCGTAAAACGCTTCTGCATGGCGGTCTTCACGGTCTTTCTCGTGATCGCAATCACCTTTTTCGTCATGCATGCCATTCCGGCCAGCCCGTTCAGCTCTGAAAAGGCGAAATCCGACGAGACGATTGCGGCGCTGGAGGCCAAGTACGGCTTTGACAAGCCAGTTCCCGTGCAGTTTGTCAATTATCTGAAAAACGTCCTGCACGGCGACTTCGGCCTTTCCACCAAGTGGATCGGCAGCACGGTCAGCGATCTCATCATGGGCGGAGTGCGTTATTCCGCGCTGCTCGGGCTGGGCGCCGCGGCCATGGCCATCGTGATGGGCGTCATACTGGGCGCGATCGCCGCGCTCAAACGAGGGCGATGGCCGGACAAGGTCATACAGGTCGTCACGACAGCGCTGGTGAGCATGCCGTCCTTCGTCATCGCGACGCTGCTGCTCATCATCTTCGCGCTGAACCTCAAGTGGGCGCCGACCATGGCGACGCAGCCGGGCGGCATGGTGCTGCCGGCGATTTCGCTCGCGCTGTACCCGATGGCCTATATCACGCGCCTCGAACGCTCCGCCATGCTGGACGTGCTGGGGCAGGACTACATCCGCACCGCGCGCGCGAAGGGGCTGAAGAACAAAAAGGTCATCTTCAAGCATGCGCTCAAAAACGCGCTGGGGCCGGTCATTACTTATGCGGGCCCGATGATGGCGTATATCCTGACGGGCTCCATGGTCGTGGAGAACATCTTCTCCGTGCCGGGCCTGGGGCGCCTGTTCGTCAACAGCATGCTGCGCACGGACTACATGATGATCATGGGCGTGACCATCTTCCTGGCCGTCATGATCATCCTGATGAATTTCATCGCCGACGTGCTCTATAAGGTGATGGATCCCCGAATCAATCTATCCTGA
- a CDS encoding ABC transporter permease subunit: MENKHEIKKNFLSFQVDPKKFEAATDAEKAQQVTQRESVSFLRDAMRRLRRNKMAMVCLWLLVAITLIAVIVPYFYPYTYTQQDVTAKHLGPFEYSKKEQARIDQGEKVFPHVMGTDNLGRDYCIRVIYGTRISLMVGFISALIVILIGIVYGSISGYFGGRVDMIMMRIVDIIYSLPDVLIVILLSVAIKDVISTSKNSLIIRLGPGMISIFIVFGLLYWVGMARQVRGQVLSIKEQEYVLAAKATGAGAAHIIRKHMLPNCVSVIIITAAMQIPSAIFTESFLSFVGMGVSMPMPSLGSLASDARSGLVSYPYLLLFPAMSIFLIVLSFNLLGNGLRDAFDPKLRS; encoded by the coding sequence ATGGAAAATAAACACGAAATCAAGAAGAACTTCCTATCTTTTCAGGTCGATCCCAAGAAGTTCGAGGCGGCGACGGACGCGGAAAAGGCGCAGCAGGTCACGCAGCGGGAGTCCGTCTCGTTCCTGCGGGACGCCATGCGCAGGCTCAGGCGAAACAAGATGGCGATGGTCTGCCTGTGGCTGCTCGTCGCCATCACGCTGATAGCGGTCATCGTGCCCTACTTCTATCCTTATACCTATACGCAGCAGGACGTTACCGCCAAGCACCTGGGCCCCTTTGAATACTCCAAGAAGGAGCAGGCGCGCATCGACCAGGGAGAAAAGGTCTTCCCGCACGTCATGGGAACGGATAATCTGGGGCGCGACTACTGCATCCGCGTCATCTACGGCACGCGTATCTCCCTGATGGTCGGCTTCATTTCCGCGTTGATCGTCATCCTGATCGGCATCGTCTATGGGTCCATTTCGGGCTACTTCGGCGGGCGGGTAGACATGATCATGATGCGCATCGTGGATATCATCTACTCCCTGCCGGACGTTCTGATCGTCATCCTGCTGTCGGTCGCCATTAAGGACGTAATCAGCACCTCGAAAAACAGCCTCATCATCCGGCTGGGCCCCGGGATGATCTCGATCTTCATCGTCTTCGGCCTGCTCTATTGGGTGGGCATGGCGCGCCAGGTGCGCGGCCAGGTGCTCTCCATCAAGGAGCAGGAATACGTGCTCGCCGCCAAGGCCACCGGCGCGGGCGCCGCGCACATCATCCGCAAGCACATGCTGCCCAACTGCGTGTCGGTCATCATCATTACGGCGGCCATGCAGATCCCCTCCGCTATCTTTACGGAATCGTTCCTCTCCTTCGTGGGCATGGGCGTCTCCATGCCGATGCCCTCGCTGGGCTCCCTGGCCTCGGACGCGCGCAGCGGACTGGTTTCCTACCCGTACCTGCTGCTGTTCCCGGCGATGTCCATCTTCCTGATCGTGCTTTCGTTTAACCTGCTGGGAAACGGCCTGCGCGACGCCTTCGACCCCAAGCTTCGTTCGTAA
- a CDS encoding oligopeptide/dipeptide ABC transporter ATP-binding protein, with translation MAMLEVRDLHTSFFTPAGEVKAVNGVSFNLDAGKVLGIVGESGSGKSVTAYSILQILTHPGRIVSGSIRFKGQELVGADENTLRKIRGNKISIIFQDPMTSLNPVYTIGNQLEETIRLHTGRNAAQARERAGEMLALVGINEPEKRLKQYPYELSGGMRQRVMIAMALCCEPDILIADEPTTALDVTIQAQILELMQSLQKKLGMAIIMITHDLGVIAGMCDEVIIMYAGSVCERGTSDNIFYRPRHEYTKGLLRSIPNIDSDGKERLVPISGTPIDLLRLPSGCPFAPRCERAMKVCLEGRAREVFVGRDHLSACWMNVREGMARNAIEYDGAGDILRINLDGGDGK, from the coding sequence ATGGCAATGCTAGAAGTGCGCGACCTGCATACCTCGTTCTTTACGCCCGCCGGCGAGGTGAAGGCCGTCAACGGCGTGTCCTTTAACCTGGACGCCGGCAAGGTGCTGGGCATCGTGGGCGAGTCCGGCTCCGGAAAGAGCGTGACCGCCTACTCCATTTTGCAAATTCTTACGCATCCGGGCCGCATCGTGAGCGGCAGCATCCGCTTCAAGGGGCAGGAGCTGGTCGGCGCGGACGAAAACACCCTGCGCAAGATCCGCGGCAATAAGATTTCCATCATCTTTCAGGATCCGATGACTTCGCTCAACCCCGTGTACACCATCGGCAATCAATTAGAAGAGACGATCCGCCTGCATACCGGCAGAAACGCCGCCCAGGCGCGCGAGCGCGCCGGGGAGATGCTGGCGCTGGTGGGCATCAACGAGCCGGAAAAGCGCCTGAAGCAGTATCCCTACGAGCTGTCGGGCGGCATGCGCCAGCGCGTGATGATCGCCATGGCGCTCTGCTGCGAGCCCGACATCCTGATCGCCGATGAGCCGACGACCGCGCTGGACGTGACCATTCAGGCGCAGATTCTGGAGCTGATGCAGAGCCTCCAAAAGAAGCTGGGCATGGCGATCATCATGATTACCCACGACTTGGGCGTCATCGCGGGCATGTGCGACGAGGTCATCATCATGTACGCGGGCAGCGTCTGCGAGCGGGGCACCTCGGACAACATCTTTTACCGCCCCCGGCACGAATACACGAAGGGCCTGCTCCGCTCCATCCCCAACATCGACAGCGACGGCAAGGAACGCCTGGTGCCGATCTCCGGCACGCCGATCGACCTTCTGCGGCTGCCGAGCGGCTGTCCGTTTGCGCCGCGCTGCGAGCGCGCGATGAAGGTCTGCCTGGAGGGGCGCGCCAGGGAGGTCTTCGTGGGGCGCGATCACCTGTCCGCCTGCTGGATGAACGTCCGCGAGGGCATGGCGAGAAACGCTATCGAGTACGACGGCGCGGGCGACATCCTGCGCATCAATTTGGACGGAGGGGACGGAAAATGA
- a CDS encoding oligopeptide/dipeptide ABC transporter ATP-binding protein produces the protein MSEENRTLVDVRHLKQHFPITTGFMKTTMLKAVDDVSFSIARGETLGLVGESGCGKTTVGRTLLQLYKPTGGEVWFDGKKVDRTTVAEFHRRAQMVFQDPYSSLNPRMTVGDIVAEPIDVHKLCKTRKDRAERVFELLNTVGISGEQASRYAHEFSGGQRQRIGIARALASNPEFIVCDEPVSALDVSIQAQVINMLEDLQSQMGLSYLFIAHDLSVVKHISNRIAVMYLGKIVEMADSAELYHHAAHPYTVSLLSAVPVPDPEKARASQRIVLEGDVPSPMKLPSGCAFRTRCRFATERCSEECPALREVAPGHRVACHNV, from the coding sequence ATGAGCGAAGAAAACAGGACGCTCGTGGACGTGCGGCATCTGAAGCAGCATTTTCCGATCACCACGGGCTTTATGAAGACCACGATGCTGAAGGCCGTGGACGACGTCAGCTTTTCCATCGCCCGGGGCGAGACGCTGGGGCTGGTGGGAGAATCCGGCTGTGGAAAGACCACCGTCGGCCGAACGCTGCTGCAGCTGTACAAGCCCACGGGCGGCGAGGTCTGGTTCGACGGAAAGAAGGTGGACAGGACCACCGTGGCGGAGTTTCACCGCCGGGCGCAGATGGTCTTTCAGGACCCGTATTCTTCCCTGAACCCGCGCATGACGGTGGGCGACATCGTGGCCGAGCCCATCGACGTGCACAAGCTGTGCAAGACGCGGAAGGATCGCGCGGAGCGCGTTTTCGAACTGCTCAATACGGTCGGCATCTCCGGGGAGCAGGCCTCGCGCTACGCGCACGAGTTTTCCGGCGGTCAGCGCCAGCGCATCGGCATCGCCCGCGCGCTGGCCTCCAACCCGGAGTTCATCGTCTGCGACGAGCCGGTCAGCGCCCTGGACGTGTCGATTCAGGCGCAGGTCATCAACATGCTGGAGGATTTGCAATCGCAGATGGGCCTCAGCTACCTGTTCATCGCGCACGACCTGTCCGTCGTCAAGCACATATCCAACCGCATCGCCGTGATGTACCTGGGCAAGATCGTGGAAATGGCCGACTCCGCGGAGCTGTACCACCACGCGGCCCATCCCTATACCGTCTCGCTGCTCTCGGCTGTGCCGGTGCCCGACCCCGAAAAGGCGCGCGCGTCCCAGCGCATCGTCCTGGAGGGCGACGTGCCCAGCCCCATGAAGCTGCCGTCCGGCTGCGCGTTCCGCACGCGCTGCCGCTTTGCCACCGAGCGCTGCAGCGAGGAATGCCCGGCCCTGCGAGAGGTCGCGCCGGGGCACCGCGTCGCCTGCCACAACGTCTAA
- a CDS encoding peptide ABC transporter substrate-binding protein, with amino-acid sequence MKKLLALVLSLVMVLACGAIASADGEVVNVMYGGGTPETLDPALNSASTGSNTIRLAFCGLMGTQVVDGVASKAPEMAESYEISDDGLVYTFKLREGLKWSDGSDFFASDFVKSWNRAADPALGADYGFLFDYIARNEDGTLNAVADDEARTLVVTLVNPCAYFLELCGFTTYYPVKVELADNEGAWATDPAKYIGTGPFRMTSFAVDDVAKFEKNEYYWNAENVKLGGVNAYLAEDSVAILAAYESDAVSFIESMDPAEFDRLEATYPGELVKADQLGTYYVLFNVHKDLSPEGKTLTVQEQSRARYALGLMVNRQDEVDYVTMGGEEAATGFFPSSLMDGLNENVREAEGYGAWYTGTATPSAENPAYTADMVEAIKILMDLGYSYTGTIEGGDVKFTDVPGFEFSFNQNATNSAIVQYIQETWNSVGITATINTEAWATLQIKLGDGDAEASRMGWVADFNDCVNFLEIFISNSGNNYPRLGQDVGDYTRYTENTKDAGLGAYWGPDGNQTWAECYDALVNEIKAETDPAARAAKCAEAEKILMSTGAVAPMHFYKNPYMAKPNIKNLAVLPTGDVIWNYVTIE; translated from the coding sequence ATGAAGAAGCTACTCGCTCTGGTCCTGTCGCTGGTGATGGTTCTCGCCTGCGGCGCGATCGCGTCCGCCGACGGGGAAGTCGTCAACGTCATGTACGGCGGCGGCACGCCCGAGACACTGGATCCCGCGCTGAACTCCGCTTCGACCGGTTCCAACACGATCCGCCTCGCCTTTTGCGGCCTGATGGGCACGCAGGTCGTCGACGGCGTCGCGAGCAAAGCGCCGGAGATGGCGGAAAGCTACGAGATCTCCGACGACGGTCTGGTGTACACCTTTAAGCTGCGCGAAGGCCTGAAGTGGTCGGACGGCTCCGACTTCTTTGCCAGCGATTTCGTGAAGAGCTGGAACCGCGCCGCCGATCCGGCGCTGGGCGCCGACTACGGCTTCCTGTTTGACTACATCGCCAGGAACGAGGACGGCACGCTGAACGCGGTTGCGGACGACGAGGCGCGCACGCTGGTCGTCACGCTGGTCAATCCCTGCGCCTACTTCCTCGAGCTGTGCGGCTTCACCACCTATTACCCGGTCAAAGTGGAGCTGGCGGACAACGAGGGCGCCTGGGCGACCGATCCCGCCAAGTACATCGGCACCGGTCCTTTCCGCATGACCAGCTTCGCGGTGGACGACGTTGCGAAGTTTGAGAAGAACGAGTATTACTGGAACGCTGAAAACGTCAAGCTGGGCGGCGTGAACGCCTACCTGGCGGAGGACAGCGTCGCCATCCTGGCGGCCTACGAATCGGACGCCGTTTCCTTCATCGAGAGCATGGACCCGGCCGAATTCGACCGCCTGGAGGCCACGTATCCCGGCGAACTGGTAAAGGCCGATCAGCTGGGCACCTACTATGTGCTGTTCAACGTCCACAAGGACCTCTCCCCGGAAGGCAAGACGCTGACCGTGCAGGAGCAGTCCCGCGCGCGCTACGCGCTGGGCCTGATGGTCAACCGGCAGGACGAGGTCGACTACGTGACCATGGGCGGCGAGGAGGCTGCGACCGGCTTCTTCCCCAGCAGCCTGATGGACGGCCTCAATGAAAACGTCCGCGAGGCCGAGGGCTACGGCGCCTGGTATACCGGCACCGCGACGCCCTCCGCCGAGAACCCCGCCTACACCGCCGACATGGTGGAAGCCATCAAGATTCTGATGGATCTGGGTTACTCCTATACCGGCACCATCGAGGGCGGCGACGTGAAGTTCACCGACGTGCCCGGCTTTGAATTCTCCTTCAACCAGAACGCTACCAACTCCGCGATCGTGCAGTACATCCAGGAGACCTGGAACAGCGTCGGCATCACCGCGACGATCAACACCGAAGCCTGGGCGACCCTGCAGATCAAGCTGGGCGACGGCGACGCGGAAGCCTCCCGTATGGGCTGGGTGGCGGACTTCAACGACTGCGTGAACTTCCTCGAGATCTTCATCAGCAACTCCGGCAACAACTACCCGCGCCTGGGCCAGGACGTGGGCGACTATACCCGCTATACGGAGAACACGAAGGACGCGGGCCTGGGCGCCTACTGGGGCCCGGACGGCAACCAGACCTGGGCGGAGTGCTACGACGCGCTGGTCAACGAGATCAAGGCGGAGACCGACCCGGCCGCCCGCGCCGCCAAGTGCGCTGAGGCGGAGAAGATCCTGATGTCCACCGGCGCGGTCGCGCCGATGCACTTCTACAAGAACCCCTACATGGCCAAGCCCAACATCAAGAACCTCGCGGTTCTGCCCACGGGCGACGTCATCTGGAACTACGTGACCATCGAATAA
- a CDS encoding MerR family transcriptional regulator has protein sequence MKISIGTLSKAFALSDEALRFYEKKGLLHPQREGERGYRVFERTDIQRIANIKRLKNQGFSLDEIHSVYSCIDETSLQELFAGKVEEARREIAYREHVLSHMQYTLRTLRDAPELLSEPRLESIGSVFVLEYPSIEAMWARLPKEPLLKELIRQLPLTSFTTLVKKEALAGGPCEIKKGILLFEQDAKVLGIDRRRFRCIDAGRAVSCLFRLENGAFDVQALLALIQGYLDANGLHAGDDLFTAQLLSYVDGEERAIHYARMIVPLTQA, from the coding sequence ATGAAAATCTCCATCGGCACGCTTTCCAAGGCCTTCGCGTTGAGCGACGAGGCGCTTCGCTTTTACGAGAAGAAGGGGCTCCTCCACCCGCAGCGGGAAGGGGAGCGGGGCTACCGGGTGTTTGAGCGAACGGACATCCAGCGAATCGCCAACATCAAGCGCCTGAAGAACCAGGGCTTTTCCCTCGACGAAATCCACAGCGTCTATTCCTGCATCGACGAGACGTCGCTGCAGGAGCTCTTCGCGGGGAAAGTCGAAGAAGCGCGGCGCGAAATCGCCTATCGCGAGCACGTCCTTTCGCACATGCAATATACGCTGCGGACGCTGCGGGACGCGCCGGAGCTTTTGAGCGAGCCGCGCCTTGAAAGCATAGGCTCGGTATTCGTCCTGGAGTACCCGTCGATCGAGGCGATGTGGGCCCGGCTGCCGAAGGAGCCGCTGCTCAAGGAGCTCATCCGGCAGCTGCCGCTCACGTCGTTTACCACCCTGGTAAAAAAAGAAGCGCTCGCAGGCGGCCCCTGCGAGATCAAAAAGGGCATTCTTCTCTTCGAGCAGGATGCAAAGGTGCTGGGAATCGACCGCCGCCGCTTCCGCTGCATCGACGCGGGCCGGGCGGTGAGCTGCCTGTTTCGCCTGGAAAACGGCGCTTTCGACGTGCAGGCGCTGCTCGCCCTGATTCAGGGCTACCTTGACGCAAACGGTCTTCACGCGGGCGACGACCTGTTCACCGCACAGCTTCTGAGCTACGTGGACGGGGAAGAACGGGCGATCCATTACGCGCGCATGATCGTGCCCCTCACGCAAGCTTAA
- a CDS encoding FAD-dependent oxidoreductase — translation MKKLFTLMLVLALALAMAMPAGADWVRPAVTVETWDEEADFVIVGFGLAGAAAAVEAHDIDPNAKVVVLEKMPESLAGGNSIASGQTFIVPSEAAVADFKLYLQACNEPNAIPDEYLNWLVNGFATQLPWIEGVAESAGYEAGYVGGGELKWGSMVLEFDSFPGSNFDGASAHLRKKNSGAFENGGVWRCFAEAAKARNIEVRYENPAIALVQDPVTREVSGVVATDAEGKEYTIKSAKGVLLACGGYENNLEMQRDFHGMDEVYTAGTPGNTGDGIKMLMEAGAKIWHMKNQTQSGGFWLGIKVPEHEATFMRNFSMAGNSWIEIDSDNSRFYDEAYGYHRQHMKYMEYGRYVDLPHERALPVHLIFDEATREAGSIASQWLSWPTTTEGYMWSSDNLAEIEKGWIVKADTVAELAEKIGRDPEALQATIDRYNELCEKGVDEDFGRDPEKMAKIEKGPFYAVAITPTLVATTGGAKRDTAGRVLDWNENPIPGLYEAGELGSYVSNLYQNGVFLSEAMLSGRAAAQTAFGGASEVKAVVKETAAGPAWAEAADGEYVQVVDGLHDKIEVKMTVQDGKLTAIAIGEGRDEMFITDEQLEQYVGAILASQSADVDIVSGATIDCQAIGTAIAQAFAK, via the coding sequence ATGAAGAAACTGTTCACCCTGATGCTCGTGCTGGCGCTCGCGCTGGCGATGGCAATGCCCGCCGGTGCGGACTGGGTACGCCCGGCCGTGACGGTTGAGACCTGGGACGAGGAAGCCGACTTCGTCATCGTGGGCTTCGGCCTTGCGGGCGCTGCGGCGGCCGTGGAAGCACACGACATCGACCCGAACGCCAAGGTCGTGGTGCTGGAGAAGATGCCGGAGTCGCTTGCCGGCGGCAACTCCATCGCATCCGGCCAGACGTTCATCGTGCCGTCCGAAGCGGCGGTCGCGGACTTCAAGCTGTATTTGCAGGCCTGCAACGAACCCAACGCGATTCCCGACGAATACCTGAACTGGCTGGTGAATGGGTTCGCCACGCAGCTCCCCTGGATTGAGGGCGTCGCGGAGAGCGCGGGCTACGAGGCGGGCTATGTCGGCGGCGGCGAGCTCAAGTGGGGCAGCATGGTGCTGGAGTTCGACTCCTTCCCGGGCTCGAACTTCGACGGCGCCAGCGCGCACCTGCGCAAGAAGAACTCCGGCGCGTTTGAAAACGGCGGCGTGTGGCGCTGCTTTGCCGAGGCCGCGAAGGCCCGCAACATCGAGGTGCGCTACGAGAACCCGGCCATCGCGCTCGTGCAGGACCCGGTGACCCGCGAGGTCAGCGGCGTCGTGGCGACGGATGCCGAGGGCAAGGAATACACCATCAAGAGCGCGAAGGGCGTTCTGCTCGCCTGCGGCGGCTATGAGAACAACCTGGAGATGCAGCGCGACTTCCACGGCATGGACGAGGTGTATACCGCGGGCACGCCGGGCAACACGGGCGACGGCATCAAGATGCTGATGGAGGCCGGCGCGAAGATCTGGCACATGAAGAACCAGACGCAGTCCGGCGGCTTCTGGCTGGGCATCAAGGTGCCGGAGCACGAGGCGACCTTCATGCGCAACTTCTCCATGGCGGGCAACTCCTGGATCGAGATCGATTCGGACAACAGCCGCTTCTACGACGAGGCATATGGCTACCACCGCCAGCACATGAAGTACATGGAGTACGGCCGCTACGTCGACCTGCCCCACGAGCGCGCGCTGCCGGTGCACCTGATCTTCGACGAGGCGACCCGAGAGGCGGGCTCCATCGCGAGCCAGTGGCTGAGCTGGCCGACCACCACCGAGGGCTACATGTGGTCCAGCGACAACCTGGCCGAGATCGAAAAGGGCTGGATCGTCAAGGCGGACACCGTGGCCGAGCTGGCCGAGAAGATCGGCCGCGACCCCGAGGCGCTTCAGGCGACCATCGACCGCTACAACGAACTGTGTGAAAAGGGCGTGGACGAGGACTTTGGCCGCGACCCGGAGAAGATGGCGAAGATCGAGAAGGGCCCCTTCTACGCGGTTGCCATCACCCCGACGCTGGTTGCCACCACGGGCGGCGCGAAGCGCGACACCGCGGGCCGCGTTCTCGACTGGAACGAGAACCCCATCCCCGGCCTTTACGAGGCGGGCGAGCTGGGCAGCTACGTGTCCAACCTGTACCAGAACGGCGTGTTCCTCTCTGAGGCGATGCTGTCCGGCCGCGCGGCCGCACAGACCGCGTTCGGCGGCGCCTCCGAGGTGAAGGCGGTCGTCAAGGAGACGGCCGCAGGCCCGGCCTGGGCCGAGGCTGCCGACGGCGAATACGTGCAGGTCGTGGACGGCCTGCATGACAAGATCGAGGTCAAGATGACCGTGCAGGACGGCAAGCTGACCGCGATCGCCATCGGCGAGGGCCGCGACGAGATGTTCATCACCGACGAGCAGCTCGAGCAGTACGTCGGCGCCATCCTCGCGTCCCAGAGCGCGGATGTGGACATCGTGTCCGGCGCGACCATCGACTGCCAGGCGATCGGCACCGCCATCGCCCAGGCGTTCGCGAAGTAA